From Demequina capsici, one genomic window encodes:
- a CDS encoding ABC transporter ATP-binding protein, translating to MTPALQITGLRKAFGATIAVAGIDLEIPQGSFYGVVGPNGAGKTTTLSMATGLLTPDAGVVHVHGIDLWREPQRAKPLLGVLPDGLHTFDRLTGAELISYAGLLRGLPADEVRARRDDLLAALDLDSAGRTLVTDYSAGMTKKVALACALVHAPRVLVLDEPFEAVDPVSAGAIRRILLTFVEDGGTVVMSSHVMALVERLCDRVAIVGSGRVLAEGTLDSVRAGQDLEARFVELVGDVADQRDLAWLRRS from the coding sequence GTGACCCCAGCTCTCCAGATCACCGGCCTCCGGAAGGCGTTCGGCGCGACCATCGCCGTCGCGGGCATCGACCTGGAGATCCCGCAGGGCTCGTTCTACGGCGTCGTCGGACCGAACGGTGCGGGCAAGACCACCACGCTGTCGATGGCCACGGGATTGCTGACTCCCGACGCGGGCGTGGTGCACGTGCACGGCATCGACCTGTGGCGTGAGCCTCAGCGGGCGAAGCCCCTGCTCGGCGTGCTCCCCGACGGGCTCCACACCTTCGATCGCCTCACCGGAGCCGAGCTGATCTCCTACGCAGGGCTCCTGCGCGGGCTGCCCGCGGACGAGGTGCGCGCGCGGCGCGACGACCTGCTCGCGGCGCTCGACCTCGACTCCGCCGGCCGGACGCTCGTCACGGACTACTCCGCGGGCATGACCAAGAAGGTGGCGCTCGCCTGCGCCCTGGTCCATGCGCCACGCGTGCTCGTGCTCGACGAGCCCTTCGAGGCGGTGGACCCCGTGAGCGCGGGCGCGATCAGGCGCATCCTGCTCACCTTCGTCGAGGACGGCGGCACCGTGGTGATGTCGTCGCACGTGATGGCGCTCGTCGAACGGCTCTGCGACCGGGTGGCGATCGTCGGGTCCGGCAGGGTCCTCGCGGAAGGCACGCTCGACTCGGTGCGCGCAGGTCAGGACCTCGAGGCACGTTTCGTGGAGCTCGTGGGTGACGTCGCCGACCAGAGGGACCTGGCGTGGTTGCGACGATCCTGA
- a CDS encoding DUF3039 domain-containing protein, protein MSEPNLPVEQPQGGTATIERTETRELVEPGDAERFAHYVRKEKILESAMTGDPVIALCGKVWVPGRDPNRFPVCPACKEIIDGVFGSDDGDGDS, encoded by the coding sequence ATGAGCGAGCCGAACCTTCCCGTCGAGCAGCCCCAGGGCGGCACTGCCACGATCGAGCGCACCGAGACGCGTGAGCTGGTCGAGCCGGGCGACGCCGAGCGCTTCGCGCACTACGTGCGCAAGGAGAAGATCCTCGAGTCCGCGATGACGGGCGATCCGGTCATCGCGCTGTGCGGCAAGGTGTGGGTGCCCGGGCGCGACCCGAACCGGTTCCCGGTGTGCCCCGCCTGCAAGGAGATCATCGACGGCGTCTTCGGCAGCGACGACGGCGACGGCGATTCCTGA
- the clpS gene encoding ATP-dependent Clp protease adapter ClpS: MAFQEDLSPEGSVATRPADAWVTIVWNDPVNLMSYVTYVFQTYFGFSRTEAERRMREVHEHGRSVVSTGTRERMEVDVQAMHSYGLWATLQRSGE, from the coding sequence GTGGCATTCCAGGAGGACCTCTCGCCTGAGGGAAGCGTCGCCACCCGGCCGGCCGACGCCTGGGTGACGATCGTCTGGAACGACCCCGTCAACCTCATGTCCTACGTGACGTACGTCTTCCAGACCTACTTCGGATTCTCCCGCACCGAGGCGGAGCGCCGCATGCGCGAGGTGCATGAGCATGGGCGCAGCGTCGTGAGCACCGGAACGCGGGAGCGCATGGAGGTGGATGTGCAGGCGATGCATTCGTACGGGCTGTGGGCCACCCTTCAGCGGAGCGGCGAATGA
- a CDS encoding DUF2017 family protein encodes MRGFERQGDTVVAVLDEEERTVIARIIADVGLLLGDVRFGAQDDEDDDEPDDEKALFDGLADLGGVRTQPVDPAVLRLLPDASPADAEVSAEFRRLTEGDLRALKLDRLRRMWDQLGADGDAWVLKVDEAMPTAAAFTDVRLVLATRLGLDTDEDVDRLHQEIDEGVRALDEDEDAPVDHERVWLGMLYQALSWLQETLVGCLAAGQEDDV; translated from the coding sequence ATGAGGGGGTTCGAGCGCCAGGGCGACACCGTGGTCGCGGTGCTCGACGAGGAGGAGCGCACGGTGATCGCGCGGATCATCGCCGATGTGGGGCTGCTGCTGGGCGACGTGCGTTTCGGCGCGCAGGACGATGAGGACGACGACGAGCCCGACGATGAGAAGGCGCTGTTCGACGGGCTCGCGGACCTGGGCGGCGTCCGCACGCAGCCGGTGGATCCCGCGGTGCTGAGGCTCCTGCCCGACGCCTCGCCGGCGGATGCCGAGGTGTCGGCGGAGTTCCGTCGGCTCACCGAGGGCGACCTGCGCGCCTTGAAGCTGGACCGGCTGCGACGCATGTGGGATCAGCTGGGCGCGGACGGTGACGCCTGGGTCCTCAAGGTCGACGAGGCGATGCCCACGGCCGCCGCCTTCACCGATGTGCGGCTGGTGCTCGCGACCCGGCTTGGTCTCGACACCGACGAGGACGTGGATCGTCTGCATCAGGAGATCGACGAGGGGGTGCGCGCGCTCGACGAGGACGAGGACGCGCCCGTCGACCACGAGAGGGTGTGGCTCGGTATGCTCTACCAGGCCCTCAGCTGGCTTCAGGAGACGCTCGTGGGGTGCCTCGCGGCGGGACAGGAGGACGATGTCTGA
- the murI gene encoding glutamate racemase, whose amino-acid sequence MSDAPIGVFDSGVGGLTVARAIMDMLPHESIHYVGDTKFGPYGPLPIQEVRQHALDIMDALVDDGVKMLVIACNTASAAVLRDARERFSAERGVPVVEVIIPAARRAASLTKEGRVGVIGTVATMTSGAYADALAAAPQIEVTSQACPRFVELVEAGVTSGPEVIEVAEEYLAPLKDAQVDTVILGCTHYPMLAGAIGYVMGPDVTLVDSATETAIDVYRALVKAGLERAPHSVPVHRFFATGEKERFERLAQRFLGPVVGSVEDLS is encoded by the coding sequence ATGTCTGACGCTCCTATCGGGGTGTTCGACTCGGGCGTCGGCGGGTTGACCGTGGCGCGAGCGATCATGGACATGCTTCCGCACGAGTCCATCCACTACGTCGGTGACACCAAGTTCGGCCCGTACGGTCCGCTGCCCATCCAGGAGGTGCGGCAGCACGCGCTCGACATCATGGACGCGCTCGTCGACGATGGCGTGAAGATGCTCGTCATCGCCTGCAACACCGCCTCTGCGGCGGTGCTCCGTGACGCACGCGAGCGGTTCTCGGCCGAGCGTGGCGTGCCGGTGGTCGAGGTCATCATCCCGGCGGCGCGACGCGCGGCCTCGCTGACGAAGGAGGGCCGCGTCGGCGTGATCGGGACCGTGGCGACGATGACGTCGGGCGCCTATGCGGACGCGCTCGCGGCCGCGCCGCAGATCGAGGTCACCAGCCAGGCCTGCCCCAGGTTCGTCGAGCTCGTCGAGGCGGGCGTCACGTCGGGCCCGGAGGTCATCGAGGTGGCGGAGGAGTACCTGGCGCCGCTGAAGGACGCGCAGGTCGACACGGTCATCCTGGGCTGCACCCACTACCCGATGCTCGCCGGCGCCATCGGCTACGTCATGGGCCCGGACGTCACGCTCGTCGACTCGGCGACGGAGACGGCGATCGACGTGTACCGCGCCCTCGTGAAGGCGGGGCTGGAGCGGGCGCCGCATTCGGTTCCCGTGCACCGCTTCTTCGCGACGGGGGAGAAGGAGCGCTTCGAGCGGCTCGCCCAGCGCTTCCTTGGCCCCGTGGTCGGCTCCGTGGAGGACCTTTCGTGA
- a CDS encoding MBL fold metallo-hydrolase, which produces MRLTVVGCSGSLPGPASPASCYLLQADDADGRTWSIVLDLGSGSVGALQRYVDPRDVDAIAISHTHADHCADLAVLDVLLKYHPDGPIALPVHGPFGLATRIAELRGADDHSEALPAYAWQPGAPVSIGPMTVTCAAVEHPVPAYGLRIEGPSEQGGTAVLAYSGDCDVCPGLGEVAADADVLLCEASFLESEDAPRGLHLTGARAGQVAQVAGVGRLLLTHVPPWTEPYEVVAEAAAEYAGPLDAVHAGMRVSL; this is translated from the coding sequence GTGAGGCTCACCGTCGTCGGCTGCTCGGGCTCGCTGCCCGGACCGGCGTCCCCGGCCTCGTGCTACCTGCTGCAGGCGGACGACGCGGACGGTCGCACGTGGAGCATCGTCCTGGACCTGGGCTCCGGTTCGGTCGGAGCGCTGCAACGGTATGTGGACCCGCGCGACGTGGATGCGATCGCGATCTCGCATACGCATGCGGACCACTGCGCGGACCTGGCGGTGCTCGACGTCCTGCTGAAGTACCACCCTGACGGCCCCATCGCGCTGCCGGTCCACGGTCCGTTCGGACTGGCGACGAGGATCGCCGAGCTGAGGGGCGCCGACGACCATTCGGAGGCGCTCCCCGCGTATGCATGGCAGCCGGGCGCGCCCGTGTCGATCGGGCCGATGACGGTCACGTGCGCCGCGGTGGAGCACCCTGTGCCTGCGTACGGGCTGCGGATCGAGGGACCGTCCGAGCAGGGCGGCACCGCGGTGCTCGCATACTCGGGCGACTGCGACGTCTGCCCTGGTCTGGGCGAGGTGGCGGCCGACGCGGACGTGCTGCTGTGCGAGGCGTCGTTCCTCGAGTCGGAGGATGCGCCGCGCGGACTTCATCTCACCGGTGCGCGCGCGGGCCAGGTGGCGCAGGTCGCCGGCGTGGGCCGTCTGCTCCTCACGCATGTGCCGCCGTGGACCGAGCCCTACGAGGTGGTGGCGGAGGCGGCCGCGGAGTATGCGGGCCCGCTCGACGCGGTCCACGCCGGCATGCGCGTGTCGTTGTAG
- the rph gene encoding ribonuclease PH encodes MTDRADGRRPDQLRPVTLERGFQTNAEGSCLVTFGGTRVLCSASFTVGVPRWKKGSGEGWVTAEYAMLPRATNTRNDRESVRGKIGGRTMEISRLIGRSLRAVVDVKALGENTIVLDCDVIDADGGTRTAAITGAYVALADAIAWGRANGAIAAGARPLTGSVSAISVGIIDGTPMLDLPYVEDVRAETDMNVVMTGDGGFVEVQGTAEGKPFSKAELDALLELATLGNLELAELQRKALEG; translated from the coding sequence ATGACTGATCGCGCCGATGGACGCCGCCCGGACCAGCTCCGACCCGTGACTCTCGAGCGAGGGTTCCAGACGAACGCCGAGGGCTCGTGCCTGGTGACGTTCGGAGGGACCCGCGTGCTGTGCTCCGCGTCGTTCACCGTGGGAGTGCCGCGGTGGAAGAAGGGCTCCGGCGAAGGCTGGGTCACCGCCGAGTACGCGATGCTTCCCCGGGCGACCAACACCCGCAACGATCGTGAGAGCGTGCGTGGCAAGATCGGCGGTCGCACCATGGAGATCTCGCGGCTCATCGGCCGCTCGCTGCGCGCGGTGGTGGATGTGAAGGCGCTCGGCGAGAACACGATCGTGCTCGACTGCGATGTGATCGACGCCGACGGCGGCACGCGGACCGCGGCCATCACGGGCGCATACGTGGCGCTGGCGGACGCGATCGCATGGGGCCGTGCGAACGGTGCCATCGCTGCGGGTGCCAGGCCGCTGACCGGCTCCGTGTCCGCGATCTCCGTGGGCATCATCGACGGTACGCCGATGCTCGACCTGCCGTACGTCGAGGACGTGCGTGCGGAGACGGACATGAACGTGGTCATGACCGGCGATGGCGGCTTCGTCGAGGTGCAGGGAACGGCCGAGGGCAAGCCGTTCAGCAAGGCCGAGCTGGACGCGCTCCTGGAGCTCGCGACCCTGGGCAACCTGGAGCTCGCGGAACTGCAGCGGAAGGCCCTGGAGGGCTGA
- the rdgB gene encoding RdgB/HAM1 family non-canonical purine NTP pyrophosphatase, with amino-acid sequence MSETRPIVAFATHNAHKIDEVYSILRERVPGLERGHLLSAAEAGAPAPVESGISYEQNALIKARELSRLTGLPAIADDSGLSVDVMGGAPGIFSALWSGRHGADRENLELLLAQMEDIPDANRQAAFVCAAVMVHPDGREITEMGIMGGKLTREPAGARGFGYDPIFIACGQSVTNAELDPEVKNAISHRGAAFRALAPHVAALLPR; translated from the coding sequence ATGAGCGAGACCCGCCCGATCGTCGCGTTCGCGACCCACAACGCCCACAAGATCGACGAGGTCTACTCCATCCTGCGCGAGCGGGTGCCGGGCCTCGAGCGTGGTCACCTCTTGAGCGCCGCGGAGGCGGGTGCCCCTGCCCCGGTGGAGTCGGGCATCTCCTACGAGCAGAACGCGCTCATCAAGGCGCGGGAGCTGTCGCGGCTCACGGGGCTGCCAGCGATCGCCGACGACTCCGGTCTGAGCGTGGACGTGATGGGCGGCGCGCCGGGCATCTTCTCCGCGCTGTGGAGCGGTCGTCACGGTGCGGACAGGGAGAACCTCGAGCTCCTGCTCGCGCAGATGGAGGACATCCCTGACGCCAACCGGCAGGCGGCTTTCGTCTGCGCCGCGGTCATGGTGCACCCGGACGGTCGCGAGATCACGGAGATGGGGATCATGGGTGGCAAGCTCACGCGCGAGCCGGCGGGCGCACGGGGCTTCGGCTACGACCCGATCTTCATCGCCTGCGGCCAGAGCGTCACCAACGCCGAGCTGGACCCCGAGGTCAAGAATGCGATCTCGCACCGTGGAGCGGCGTTCCGCGCCCTCGCGCCGCACGTCGCGGCATTGCTGCCGCGCTGA
- a CDS encoding NUDIX hydrolase family protein — protein sequence MTDMAELPSEPSGWLSDRELNHVRSELPLLYVNAIPVRINPRGELTHVGLLLRADDDGVISRAIVAGRVMYHETIRDALVRNLEKDLGAVALPRLPLDPAPFSVAEYFPTRGITKYHDSRQHAVALAFVVPVDGDCEPSQNALDIAWFTPEEAASEDIAGEMMGGQEALLKQALAFCGVLP from the coding sequence ATGACGGATATGGCCGAACTGCCTTCCGAGCCCTCGGGCTGGCTCAGCGACAGAGAGCTGAACCACGTCCGCAGCGAGCTTCCCTTGCTGTACGTCAACGCGATCCCCGTCCGGATCAATCCCCGAGGCGAGCTCACGCACGTAGGACTCCTCCTCAGAGCCGACGACGACGGCGTCATCTCGCGCGCCATCGTCGCAGGCCGCGTGATGTACCACGAGACCATCCGCGACGCGCTGGTGCGCAACCTCGAGAAGGACCTGGGCGCCGTCGCGCTCCCCCGGCTCCCGCTCGACCCCGCGCCGTTCAGCGTCGCCGAGTACTTCCCGACCCGTGGCATCACCAAGTACCACGACTCCCGGCAGCACGCCGTCGCCCTCGCCTTCGTGGTACCCGTGGACGGCGACTGCGAGCCCAGCCAGAACGCGCTCGACATCGCCTGGTTCACCCCCGAGGAAGCAGCCTCGGAGGACATCGCCGGCGAGATGATGGGCGGCCAGGAGGCGCTCCTCAAGCAGGCGCTCGCCTTCTGCGGCGTCCTGCCCTGA
- the trxA gene encoding thioredoxin — translation MATVNLTTDTFEETVAKDGIVLVDFWADWCGPCKRFAPIFEESSKEHGDIVHAKVDTEEHQELSIKYGITAIPTLMAFRDGIMVFNQAGALPGPALKQLVDAVEGLDMDEVRQKIAEHESQA, via the coding sequence ATGGCTACCGTCAACCTGACCACCGACACGTTCGAAGAGACCGTCGCGAAGGACGGCATCGTCCTCGTCGACTTCTGGGCCGACTGGTGCGGCCCGTGCAAGCGCTTCGCGCCGATCTTCGAGGAGTCCTCGAAGGAGCACGGCGACATCGTGCACGCCAAGGTCGACACCGAGGAGCACCAGGAGCTGAGCATCAAGTACGGGATCACCGCGATCCCCACGCTGATGGCCTTCCGTGACGGCATCATGGTGTTCAACCAGGCCGGCGCGCTCCCTGGCCCCGCGCTGAAGCAGCTCGTCGACGCCGTCGAGGGCCTCGACATGGACGAGGTCCGCCAGAAGATCGCAGAGCACGAGTCCCAGGCCTGA
- a CDS encoding EAL domain-containing protein produces MHSTNRFDARWTAMLDDAFAGVGVKVHVQPVVELTTGRVMSYEAFARFDNPQAGGAGPVVWFARARERGQVGELQAAVLREVLSLAPRLPGGALLGVNVEPDAIASPQTREVLLDHGDLTGVVIELTEHAPWSWSEVGPTVTELRARGARMAIDDAGTGYAALEKIAFLDPVTLKLDRSIVSGLAASPDQEIAIDRLGTLARHAGAVLVAEGVESLDDARRLIDCGVPYAQGYLLAPPGPPWPAPDPVAVHALARITAA; encoded by the coding sequence ATGCATTCGACGAACAGGTTCGACGCGCGCTGGACGGCGATGCTCGACGATGCCTTCGCGGGCGTCGGCGTGAAGGTGCATGTGCAGCCGGTGGTCGAGCTGACCACCGGCAGGGTGATGTCGTACGAGGCGTTCGCCCGCTTCGACAACCCCCAGGCGGGCGGGGCAGGCCCCGTCGTCTGGTTCGCCCGGGCGCGAGAGCGGGGGCAGGTGGGGGAGCTGCAGGCGGCTGTGCTGCGCGAGGTGCTGAGCCTCGCCCCGCGCCTGCCCGGAGGCGCGCTGCTGGGCGTCAACGTGGAGCCCGACGCGATCGCCTCGCCCCAGACGCGCGAGGTGCTGCTCGATCACGGCGACCTCACCGGCGTCGTCATCGAGCTCACCGAGCACGCCCCGTGGAGCTGGAGCGAGGTGGGGCCCACGGTCACGGAGCTGCGCGCCCGCGGGGCCAGGATGGCGATCGACGACGCCGGCACCGGCTACGCGGCTCTCGAGAAGATCGCGTTCCTGGACCCCGTCACGCTCAAGCTCGATCGCAGCATCGTCTCCGGCCTGGCGGCGTCACCCGACCAGGAGATCGCCATCGACCGGCTCGGGACGCTCGCCCGCCACGCGGGAGCGGTGCTCGTCGCCGAAGGCGTCGAGAGCCTCGATGACGCGCGCCGCCTGATCGACTGCGGCGTGCCCTACGCCCAGGGCTATCTGCTGGCCCCGCCGGGTCCGCCGTGGCCGGCTCCCGACCCTGTCGCCGTGCACGCCCTCGCGCGCATCACGGCCGCGTAG
- a CDS encoding peroxiredoxin has translation MSDIRLSKGDAAPDFTAATDQGTFTLAEHRGEHVILYFYPAAMTPGCTTEACDFRDSLSALNAAGYTVVGISKDSPAKLAEFREKEGLTFTLVSDEDRAIQEAYGAWGEKNNYGKTIVGSIRSTVVVGPDGAVELAQYNVKATGHVAKLRRDLAIA, from the coding sequence ATGAGCGACATCCGACTGAGCAAGGGCGACGCCGCCCCGGACTTCACCGCAGCGACCGACCAGGGCACCTTCACCCTGGCCGAGCACCGCGGGGAGCACGTCATCCTGTACTTCTACCCGGCCGCGATGACTCCGGGCTGCACCACCGAGGCCTGCGACTTCCGCGACTCCCTCAGCGCGTTGAATGCCGCCGGCTACACCGTGGTCGGCATCTCGAAGGACTCGCCTGCGAAGCTCGCGGAGTTCCGCGAGAAGGAGGGTCTCACCTTCACGCTCGTGTCCGACGAGGACCGTGCCATCCAGGAGGCGTACGGCGCCTGGGGCGAGAAGAACAACTATGGCAAGACGATCGTCGGCTCGATCCGGTCGACGGTGGTGGTCGGCCCGGACGGTGCCGTCGAGCTGGCGCAGTACAACGTGAAGGCCACCGGTCACGTCGCCAAGCTGCGCCGTGACCTGGCGATCGCCTGA